A window of Candidatus Eremiobacteraceae bacterium contains these coding sequences:
- a CDS encoding NTP transferase domain-containing protein, with translation MLDAVITAGGRLSPDAAARFGSDVKALVRVNGKPMIATVVDALRATPGIGRIAVVGPSAARSAAPGVDQWIDEFSTGEENLIAAVGAAQTERIVMSASDLPFVTPASYASLIEKTGPDVDAGYPVFGRDEFLRAYPRGRKHFATLADGEWTGASAFVLNRSPLVKDDRMIRRAFGARKSLLALALLLGPALLFKFLFKTLTLADVEQRAGALLGAKVRAVRGADPALAMDCDDPIDFAYAHAEEAKVG, from the coding sequence GTGCTCGATGCGGTCATCACCGCCGGCGGGCGGCTATCGCCCGACGCGGCGGCGCGTTTCGGTTCCGACGTCAAAGCTCTCGTCCGCGTCAACGGCAAGCCGATGATCGCGACGGTCGTCGACGCACTTCGCGCGACGCCCGGCATCGGGCGGATCGCCGTCGTGGGGCCGTCAGCGGCGCGATCGGCGGCGCCCGGCGTCGATCAGTGGATCGACGAGTTTTCGACCGGCGAAGAGAACCTCATCGCTGCGGTCGGCGCGGCGCAGACCGAGCGCATCGTCATGTCGGCGTCGGACTTGCCGTTCGTCACGCCCGCGAGTTACGCGAGCCTCATCGAGAAGACGGGTCCCGATGTCGACGCGGGCTATCCGGTCTTCGGTCGCGACGAGTTCCTGCGGGCGTACCCGCGGGGCCGCAAGCATTTCGCCACGCTCGCGGACGGCGAGTGGACCGGCGCGAGCGCATTCGTGCTCAACCGCTCGCCCCTCGTCAAAGATGACCGGATGATCCGCCGCGCTTTTGGCGCGCGCAAGAGTTTGCTCGCGCTCGCTTTGCTGCTCGGGCCTGCGCTGCTCTTCAAGTTCCTCTTCAAGACGTTGACGCTTGCGGACGTCGAGCAGCGCGCGGGTGCATTGCTCGGCGCGAAGGTCCGAGCCGTTCGCGGCGCGGATCCGGCACTTGCCATGGATTGCGACGACCCGATCGATTTCGCGTACGCGCATGCGGAAGAAGCGAAGGTAGGCTGA
- a CDS encoding MFS transporter yields the protein MAAALKRLGSQAVLSAFWFAWEVHWAALLGAAMQAQTARFVAPGAIGTATAILSGAGAACSIVSQYLAGRASDRAGRRIPFIVAGTLLDVVALFGFALAPSFVSVVFAVFAVQISLNIAGGPYQALIPDKVPRSRQGGASAVMAFYRLAGNAVGLLAAKRLVVQPDPDVPAATVTHGLIMLAIVLSVVLLAALAVTLVGVRDEPAPKADDAASKPAVAWPERVSFVWLVVSRSLVSMGLYLILPFFAFFLRFALHVQSYLQMSLGVLLAMVGFSIIGTVPAYLLADRVSKKAVMFGALFVLAAGAAVLSQLQSTQYVIAVAIALGIGWGAYYAVDWALACNLLPAGRAGALMAIWNIGASGPQVLSPAVGGVLVDRIGAAANDPGAGYRLVFELLAVYVILGAVALGFVREPSGEGKI from the coding sequence ATGGCGGCAGCGCTGAAACGTCTTGGTAGTCAAGCGGTCTTATCCGCGTTCTGGTTCGCCTGGGAAGTGCACTGGGCCGCGCTGCTCGGCGCGGCGATGCAGGCGCAGACTGCCCGCTTTGTCGCCCCGGGCGCGATCGGCACGGCGACCGCCATCTTGAGCGGTGCGGGCGCCGCATGCTCGATCGTCTCGCAGTACCTCGCCGGCCGCGCATCGGATAGAGCTGGGCGGAGGATCCCGTTCATCGTCGCGGGCACGCTGCTCGACGTCGTCGCGCTCTTCGGGTTCGCGCTGGCGCCGTCGTTCGTCTCGGTCGTGTTCGCCGTCTTCGCGGTCCAGATATCGCTCAACATCGCAGGCGGGCCGTATCAAGCGCTCATCCCCGACAAGGTCCCGCGATCGCGGCAGGGCGGCGCCTCAGCAGTCATGGCGTTCTATCGCCTCGCGGGCAACGCCGTCGGCCTGCTCGCTGCGAAGCGGCTCGTCGTCCAACCTGATCCTGACGTGCCCGCGGCGACGGTGACGCACGGGCTCATCATGCTCGCCATCGTCCTCTCCGTCGTCCTGCTGGCGGCGCTCGCAGTGACGCTCGTCGGCGTTCGCGACGAGCCCGCGCCGAAGGCCGACGATGCCGCATCGAAGCCGGCGGTAGCTTGGCCCGAGCGCGTCTCGTTCGTCTGGCTCGTCGTATCGCGATCACTCGTCAGCATGGGCCTCTACCTGATCTTGCCGTTCTTCGCGTTCTTCCTCCGGTTCGCGCTCCACGTGCAGTCGTATCTGCAGATGAGCCTTGGCGTTTTGCTCGCGATGGTCGGCTTCTCGATCATCGGAACCGTACCGGCGTATCTCTTGGCGGATCGCGTCTCGAAGAAAGCCGTCATGTTCGGCGCTTTGTTCGTGCTTGCGGCGGGTGCGGCCGTGCTCTCGCAACTGCAGAGCACGCAGTACGTCATCGCGGTCGCCATCGCACTCGGCATCGGCTGGGGCGCCTACTATGCGGTCGACTGGGCGCTGGCGTGCAATCTCTTGCCGGCCGGACGGGCCGGCGCCCTCATGGCGATCTGGAACATCGGCGCGTCGGGTCCGCAAGTACTGTCGCCGGCCGTCGGCGGCGTGCTCGTCGATAGGATCGGTGCCGCTGCGAACGATCCGGGCGCGGGGTATAGGCTCGTCTTCGAACTGCTGGCAGTCTACGTGATCTTGGGCGCCGTCGCGCTTGGTTTCGTTCGCGAGCCGAGCGGGGAGGGAAAGATATAG
- a CDS encoding cytochrome c, whose product MKKLLAVLTVVLASGAIVAACSGSSSSDNSSSSSSATAAATDMSAATAAPMTKSTLPIPLAKLKSMTVASGNVAAGKAVFDSNCMSCHGAGAKNQGGPGPTLAGTGIKAGQVAFMVRNPAAIDPESGMPKLPITDKQLADVSAYVASLK is encoded by the coding sequence GTGAAGAAATTGCTCGCGGTCTTGACCGTGGTGCTCGCATCAGGCGCGATCGTCGCCGCTTGTTCCGGTAGCTCGAGCTCGGACAACTCGTCATCCTCATCATCCGCCACCGCGGCCGCGACCGACATGTCGGCCGCAACGGCCGCGCCCATGACCAAGTCGACGCTGCCGATCCCGCTCGCGAAACTCAAGAGCATGACGGTCGCAAGCGGGAACGTCGCAGCCGGTAAGGCCGTCTTCGATTCGAACTGCATGAGCTGTCACGGCGCGGGCGCCAAGAACCAGGGTGGACCTGGCCCGACGCTCGCGGGAACGGGCATCAAGGCCGGACAGGTCGCCTTCATGGTGCGCAACCCGGCTGCAATCGATCCTGAGTCCGGCATGCCGAAACTCCCGATCACCGACAAGCAGCTGGCGGACGTTTCGGCCTACGTCGCATCGCTCAAGTAG
- a CDS encoding deoxyribodipyrimidine photo-lyase encodes MTVSIHWFRRDLRLRDNPSLAAANGSSERVYGAYALEDFEPLNDRQRAFAAGCIKQLRSTLDKRDASLTVLEGRAAEALTSMAKRLGASAVHVARAYSGREFALQQKMGETLGASGIAFHVHRGHAVQEPETIAERKAGGATGYRVFPPFYDIWKSIGVDFATPESSCTARDPSPGPLPEPPSPLAVPPGEEAGTNQLTRFVSARLADYAVNGEYPARNATSGLGPYLRFGCVSSRTVYRAVAERMSRSWTLAQERMSMEAYFRRLALADFFTHLASFDRTLHDEALQEKMRSFGWSTDAGKLEAWLEGRTGYPFVDAAMRQLRKEGHVHQRAGIAAASFCCFDLGLDWRVGRDAWMRASIEADEALCDGNWQWIAGVGSDQAAYPRIYNPEKQARHFDAQAMYVRRYCPELTRLPTRAALAPWQLERTQQVELGFFSPDDYPRPIVDHEEAAREFLARYEAHQAKAGGS; translated from the coding sequence ATGACCGTCAGCATCCATTGGTTTCGGCGCGACCTGCGCCTTCGTGACAACCCATCGCTCGCGGCTGCGAACGGGTCGTCCGAACGCGTCTACGGCGCATACGCGCTCGAGGACTTCGAGCCGCTCAACGATCGTCAGCGTGCCTTTGCAGCGGGCTGCATCAAGCAGCTGCGTTCGACGCTCGACAAGCGCGACGCAAGTCTGACCGTGCTCGAGGGCCGAGCGGCCGAGGCGCTGACGTCGATGGCGAAACGGCTTGGCGCCTCGGCGGTACACGTGGCGCGAGCATATTCCGGGCGCGAGTTCGCGCTGCAGCAAAAAATGGGGGAAACGCTCGGCGCGAGCGGGATCGCGTTCCACGTGCATCGCGGACACGCGGTCCAGGAGCCGGAGACGATCGCGGAGCGGAAGGCGGGCGGCGCGACGGGCTATCGAGTGTTCCCGCCCTTCTACGATATATGGAAGTCGATCGGGGTCGACTTCGCGACGCCCGAAAGCTCGTGCACCGCGCGCGATCCGTCGCCCGGTCCGTTGCCGGAGCCGCCGTCGCCGCTCGCGGTGCCGCCGGGAGAAGAAGCAGGCACGAATCAGCTGACGCGCTTCGTCTCCGCTCGGCTCGCGGACTACGCGGTCAACGGCGAATACCCGGCGCGCAACGCGACATCGGGCCTCGGCCCGTATCTACGTTTCGGATGCGTGAGTTCGCGGACGGTTTACCGCGCGGTCGCCGAACGCATGTCGCGCTCGTGGACGCTCGCGCAAGAGCGCATGTCTATGGAGGCGTATTTCCGCCGGCTCGCGCTCGCCGATTTCTTCACGCACCTCGCGAGCTTCGACCGGACGCTCCACGACGAGGCGCTGCAGGAGAAGATGCGTTCGTTCGGCTGGTCGACCGACGCCGGCAAGCTCGAAGCGTGGCTCGAGGGGCGCACCGGGTACCCGTTCGTCGACGCGGCGATGCGCCAGCTGCGCAAAGAGGGCCACGTCCATCAGCGCGCCGGCATCGCCGCGGCGTCATTCTGCTGCTTCGACCTCGGACTCGATTGGCGTGTGGGGCGCGACGCGTGGATGCGCGCATCGATCGAAGCGGACGAGGCGCTGTGCGACGGCAACTGGCAATGGATCGCCGGCGTCGGATCGGATCAAGCGGCGTATCCGAGGATCTACAATCCGGAGAAGCAGGCGCGGCATTTCGACGCGCAAGCCATGTACGTACGGCGCTACTGTCCGGAGCTGACGCGCTTGCCGACGCGAGCCGCGCTCGCGCCGTGGCAGCTCGAGCGGACGCAGCAAGTCGAGCTAGGGTTTTTCTCTCCCGACGACTATCCGCGTCCGATCGTCGATCACGAGGAGGCCGCGCGCGAATTCCTCGCCCGGTACGAAGCGCATCAGGCGAAGGCGGGCGGCTCTTGA
- a CDS encoding ABC transporter ATP-binding protein: MVFRRILAYARPLMVKMVVGLIFAGIGSAATIAYYKVGMSLAQAVQTRSLTELFLTLVAFLALNLVKNASSYAGSYTITSVGQQAVAKVRSDLFARIQYLPLQIFDTWRTGELMSRFDNDVNLMVVGVSSMPLFVSAALTLVGSVGTMLYLNWKLTLVLIAVAPFVALAVSRFSVLMRRTTTASLSRIADVNAILQESLESMRVVKAFAREPYEMTRFTNRNDAYLGASMKSSQIGLTQTPVVDFIVTLGVAILAGYSFHEVIVGHLTIEAWTGFFTLAIVAGNPVNQIANYVGDLNKAMVGARRIFEILDLPVEVPDAPGAKPLVGARGEVDLDDVHFAYVGRNEVLKGVTAHFEPGEVVALVGPSGAGKTTLVNLIPRFYRPTSGHVLVDGHDIAGVTLESLRSSIAIVPQDPQLFSDTIENNIRYGRLEATQEEIRAAARLANAEEFIARFPEGYGTKVGARGMRLSGGERQRIAIARAILRDPRILILDEATSSLDAQSEALVNDALEHLLVGRTTFIIAHRFSTIRRASTILVLEEGNVVERGTHADLVTRGGLYAKLYETQIREPVAQAD, from the coding sequence ATGGTATTCCGCCGCATCCTGGCATACGCCCGGCCGCTCATGGTCAAGATGGTCGTCGGGCTGATCTTCGCGGGCATCGGTTCTGCAGCGACGATCGCCTACTACAAGGTCGGCATGTCGCTCGCGCAAGCCGTCCAGACGCGAAGCCTCACCGAACTGTTCCTGACGCTCGTCGCTTTTCTCGCCCTTAACCTGGTGAAGAACGCCTCATCGTACGCGGGCAGCTACACGATCACGTCGGTCGGTCAACAGGCGGTCGCCAAAGTGCGATCCGACCTGTTCGCGCGCATCCAGTATCTGCCGCTCCAGATATTCGACACGTGGCGCACCGGCGAGCTCATGTCGCGCTTCGACAACGACGTCAACCTGATGGTCGTCGGCGTCTCGTCGATGCCGCTGTTCGTGAGCGCCGCGCTCACGCTCGTCGGTTCGGTCGGCACGATGCTCTACCTCAACTGGAAGCTGACGCTCGTCCTCATCGCGGTGGCGCCGTTCGTGGCGCTCGCCGTGTCGCGCTTCTCGGTGCTCATGCGGCGGACGACGACCGCGTCGCTTTCGCGCATCGCCGACGTCAACGCGATACTCCAGGAGTCGCTCGAGTCGATGCGCGTCGTCAAGGCGTTCGCCCGCGAGCCGTACGAGATGACGCGCTTCACGAACCGCAACGACGCGTATCTCGGCGCGTCGATGAAGTCATCGCAGATCGGGCTGACGCAGACGCCGGTCGTCGACTTCATCGTCACCCTCGGCGTCGCGATCCTCGCCGGCTACTCGTTCCACGAGGTCATCGTCGGCCACCTGACGATCGAGGCGTGGACCGGCTTCTTCACGCTCGCGATCGTCGCGGGAAATCCGGTGAACCAGATCGCGAACTACGTCGGCGACCTCAACAAAGCGATGGTCGGAGCGCGGCGCATCTTCGAGATCCTCGACCTGCCGGTCGAAGTGCCCGATGCGCCCGGCGCGAAGCCGCTGGTCGGCGCGCGCGGCGAGGTCGATCTCGACGACGTCCACTTCGCATACGTCGGCCGCAACGAAGTGCTCAAAGGCGTGACGGCGCACTTCGAGCCCGGTGAAGTCGTCGCGCTCGTCGGGCCGTCGGGCGCAGGCAAGACGACGCTCGTCAATCTCATCCCGCGCTTCTATCGCCCCACGAGCGGTCACGTGCTCGTCGACGGCCACGACATCGCCGGAGTGACGCTCGAATCGCTGCGTTCGTCCATCGCGATCGTTCCACAGGACCCGCAGCTCTTCTCCGACACGATCGAGAACAACATCCGCTATGGACGGCTCGAAGCGACGCAGGAGGAGATCCGCGCTGCCGCTCGTCTCGCGAACGCCGAGGAGTTCATCGCGCGCTTCCCCGAGGGGTATGGTACGAAGGTCGGCGCGCGCGGCATGCGGCTGTCGGGCGGAGAGCGTCAGCGCATCGCGATCGCGCGCGCGATCTTGCGCGACCCGCGGATCCTCATCCTCGACGAAGCGACGTCGTCGCTCGACGCGCAGAGCGAAGCGCTCGTCAACGACGCGCTCGAACATCTCCTCGTCGGCCGGACGACCTTCATCATCGCGCACCGCTTCTCGACGATCCGGCGTGCCTCCACGATCCTCGTGCTCGAGGAAGGCAACGTGGTCGAGCGCGGAACGCACGCCGATCTTGTCACCCGCGGCGGTCTCTACGCGAAGCTGTACGAGACGCAGATCCGCGAACCCGTCGCGCAAGCCGACTAA